In Silene latifolia isolate original U9 population chromosome 3, ASM4854445v1, whole genome shotgun sequence, a single window of DNA contains:
- the LOC141648441 gene encoding auxin-induced protein X10A-like, translating to MAIRFQRVLTTAKQVLSNKVPKGYIPVYVGDKAKRYVVPLSYLKHPNFQDLLHNVEEEFGFNHSMGGLTITCTEETFFNLTSQLK from the coding sequence ATGGCAATCCGATTCCAAAGAGTACTCACTACCGCGAAACAAGTCCTTAGTAACAAAGTCCCTAAGGGATACATTCCAGTTTATGTAGGTGATAAAGCAAAGAGATATGTAGTGCCACTTTCATACTTAAAACACCCTAATTTCCAAGACTTATTACACAATGTTGAAGAAGAATTCGGGTTTAATCATTCGATGGGCGGCCTTACTATTACTTGCACTGAAGAAACATTCTTCAATCTTACTTCTCAACTCAAGTAA